From Synoicihabitans lomoniglobus, the proteins below share one genomic window:
- a CDS encoding M20 family metallopeptidase — protein sequence MTEPTPAHYIEQHRSELLDLLATLVRFDTTNPPGTNYDAITQHLVAEMQRAGLTAERLPIPRAALETALPQDQWDFPRFNVVGRREVAGATKTIHFNAHYDVVPVSGRWRHGDPFSGTVDDEAIYGRGTADMKGSIASLLMALRALQETGVEPAVNIEVSFTADEETDSVLGADWLVHHAKIAPDYVVVMEGGEGRHVCCGHNGVTWLRVVVHGKAAHGSQPEHGINALEKMSALVLALEGHKHDLATRTFTTPNGTVMRPTLNVGGVFGAGPGGKINTVPAEAHFTIDRRVLATETVDAAEAELRAVLDRTAASIPDCRITIEKISENHACFNPPDNPFFKAMAESVTKVRGETAEFSVSTGFNDMHFFSHHFQVPTLGYGPGGDQIHAVDEHARVRDLMDSAGIYADLLVKFAG from the coding sequence ATGACCGAGCCCACGCCCGCCCACTACATTGAACAGCACCGTTCGGAATTGTTGGATTTGCTCGCGACTTTGGTGCGGTTCGACACCACGAACCCGCCCGGGACCAACTACGATGCCATCACCCAGCACTTGGTCGCGGAGATGCAGCGGGCGGGGTTGACCGCGGAGCGTTTGCCGATCCCGCGGGCGGCGTTGGAGACGGCGTTGCCGCAGGATCAGTGGGATTTCCCCCGTTTTAACGTGGTGGGGCGGCGTGAAGTGGCGGGCGCCACCAAAACGATTCACTTCAATGCCCACTACGATGTGGTGCCGGTCTCGGGCCGGTGGAGGCACGGCGACCCGTTCAGCGGCACTGTCGACGACGAAGCGATCTACGGCCGCGGCACCGCCGACATGAAGGGTTCCATCGCCTCCCTGCTGATGGCGCTGCGGGCGTTGCAAGAGACGGGCGTCGAGCCGGCGGTCAATATCGAGGTTTCGTTCACGGCCGATGAGGAGACAGATTCCGTGCTGGGGGCGGATTGGTTGGTGCATCACGCGAAGATAGCGCCCGATTATGTCGTCGTCATGGAAGGCGGCGAGGGGCGGCATGTCTGTTGCGGCCACAACGGGGTGACGTGGTTGCGCGTGGTGGTGCATGGCAAGGCCGCCCACGGTTCGCAGCCCGAACACGGTATCAATGCGCTCGAAAAAATGTCCGCGCTCGTGCTGGCCCTGGAGGGGCACAAACATGATCTGGCTACACGCACCTTCACCACGCCCAACGGCACGGTGATGCGGCCGACGCTCAACGTGGGCGGCGTCTTTGGTGCCGGGCCGGGGGGCAAGATCAACACGGTGCCGGCGGAGGCCCATTTCACGATCGACCGGCGGGTGTTGGCGACCGAAACCGTGGACGCCGCCGAGGCCGAATTGCGCGCAGTGCTCGACCGCACGGCCGCGTCGATCCCCGACTGCCGCATCACGATTGAAAAAATTTCCGAGAACCACGCGTGTTTTAATCCCCCGGACAATCCGTTTTTTAAGGCGATGGCCGAGAGCGTGACGAAAGTGCGGGGGGAGACAGCCGAATTCAGTGTTTCGACCGGTTTCAACGACATGCATTTCTTCTCGCATCACTTCCAGGTGCCGACGCTGGGCTACGGCCCGGGAGGCGACCAAATCCACGCCGTGGATGAACACGCCCGCGTGCGTGACCTGATGGATTCGGCCGGAATCTATGCGGATCTGTTGGTAAAGTTTGCGGGCTAG
- a CDS encoding VOC family protein — protein sequence MNSRIVMRWDHIELLVPDRAAALAWYREWFDFVPIPQPDEWAKNGPIMVSPDGGDTKLALFTGEPQAAAEERGWRRVAFRVTAGEFAAFARRYRASGQTLQGPVDHQTAWSVYLSDPWGNALEVTTYDYAAGALTVSELS from the coding sequence TTGAACTCGCGGATTGTGATGCGCTGGGACCATATCGAATTGTTGGTGCCCGACCGTGCCGCCGCCTTGGCGTGGTATCGCGAGTGGTTCGATTTCGTTCCGATTCCCCAGCCGGACGAGTGGGCCAAGAATGGACCGATCATGGTTTCCCCGGATGGCGGCGATACGAAATTGGCGCTGTTCACCGGTGAGCCACAAGCCGCGGCCGAGGAGCGCGGCTGGCGTCGGGTGGCGTTTCGCGTCACCGCCGGCGAGTTTGCCGCCTTTGCTCGTCGCTATCGTGCGTCGGGCCAAACCTTGCAAGGGCCGGTCGACCATCAAACGGCGTGGTCGGTGTATTTGAGCGACCCTTGGGGCAATGCGCTTGAGGTCACGACCTACGATTACGCCGCCGGGGCTTTAACCGTATCCGAACTTTCATGA
- a CDS encoding RNA polymerase sigma factor, which yields MSITSPLADSAPVTTTESASPLRTRGSLLFRLRDWRDMATWREFYGLYRNYVYRVARGAGLTHHEAEDLIHDVFQRVAEKIGDFEHREQRGSFRRWLGNQTRWRIADKLRERRRVPGIGGDSSPPFSGGDGATSTGTPLLDRIPAAGINEDEHWDREWQKQLLESAMTRLGRKVSPQHLQVFQLHRERGWSLVKVSRELGVGLASVYAINSRLTKQLKAEVARLRTHIN from the coding sequence ATGAGCATCACGTCGCCCCTTGCTGATTCGGCCCCTGTCACGACCACTGAAAGCGCCTCGCCACTGCGGACGCGGGGGAGTTTGTTGTTTCGGCTCCGCGATTGGCGGGACATGGCGACGTGGCGGGAGTTCTACGGACTGTATCGGAATTACGTGTATCGCGTCGCTCGGGGGGCCGGGCTGACCCATCATGAAGCCGAGGATTTGATCCATGATGTTTTCCAGCGGGTGGCTGAAAAGATCGGTGATTTTGAGCATCGCGAGCAGCGCGGATCGTTTCGTCGTTGGCTCGGCAACCAAACGCGTTGGCGGATCGCGGATAAGTTGCGCGAGCGACGTCGCGTGCCGGGAATCGGCGGCGATTCGTCGCCGCCGTTTAGTGGTGGAGATGGGGCGACCTCGACCGGCACGCCGCTGTTGGATCGTATCCCGGCGGCCGGAATCAACGAAGACGAGCATTGGGACCGGGAGTGGCAGAAGCAGCTGCTCGAATCCGCGATGACCCGACTGGGCCGCAAGGTGTCGCCGCAGCATTTGCAGGTGTTTCAACTCCATCGCGAACGCGGTTGGAGTCTCGTGAAAGTTTCGCGCGAGCTGGGCGTGGGCCTGGCATCAGTCTACGCGATCAACAGTCGCCTGACGAAACAACTGAAAGCGGAAGTCGCCCGCCTGCGCACGCACATCAATTAA
- a CDS encoding WD40 repeat domain-containing serine/threonine protein kinase translates to MTTSSDSTPVPPRIPDYELLRLIGAGSYGDVWIARTATGVYRAVKVVWRNRFEDEVPYEREFRGLREFERVSLVGPRQLALLHVARRDQDGFFYYVMELADDAATGAEIDPATYRPLTLREVRREGELSVKRVLELGVEMARGLAVLHEHGLVHRDIKPSNIIMVSGVPKLADIGLVASATMALTFVGTEGFVAPEGPGAPAADVYAMGKVLYELATGLDRNEFPQLPEAFSQREDRMAFLELNAVILRACEPDLKRRPEDARALLDDLLLVQAGKSVRRLWAAERGLARALKMVAVLAAVAAVAGAGAWIAWDRAQQEMALRAEAEAERDALARKTQYAGLLAQASRALDKHVYGSSRHLLALAEQTRNSVAADFEWRVLRRRANGDVAHFYRDQGPAIVRIELSADEAALAVLDTTGVITAYSPQTGEIMRRFESASDTAGFSHNGDWLWGVDGEANPCRWSWEGDSFESTPGPGSNLWALGLDPRERWLGVERSYPGRLLRWDGTPGGELEVLKTLFPNGAATDWEAFRIAAGSDNEDLAIAWLRGQGGEAEFVMTTMVEGMLKWSIPPVRPGSMGWIATTGKETRLEVVDDLSGKRAWYNPVTSKWDKFDTLLPPKSGRRWSITHDAGVGSARVVGAGLLMDEDGHSRILWGQAGLLTSVAVSSDGVLAYSGSQAGDVVRWNLGAGIAESPRISAGLASLRLAWTRDSRYLLAPDENGVRGFDRGSMSSQFQWPEMRWAAGSFHGVGWGVSADGAALVGIEELTGLVQAEIGRAETTIVAVALAARTGRVVLTRGDGSMWTGSVETQIRRVVDTGYRWALTVDDEGTRVWSTGRDLQIHCQDLETGEELWATPMPVVSSSLCLLPRFGQLAVATVNGNLHILDAHSGERNAIVPTGTAAAEDVRTSPDGSRLFVAGNDGDIQVLEVGSWIHFAALGLHSGQPTQMLAIAPDGRALAAISKSGHLDILQ, encoded by the coding sequence GTGACGACATCGTCGGACTCGACCCCGGTCCCTCCGCGCATCCCCGACTATGAGCTGTTAAGGCTGATCGGGGCAGGCAGCTACGGCGACGTGTGGATCGCCCGCACGGCGACAGGGGTATATCGGGCGGTCAAGGTGGTGTGGCGAAACCGGTTCGAGGACGAGGTGCCTTACGAGCGGGAGTTTCGGGGCCTGCGCGAGTTTGAACGCGTGTCTCTCGTGGGGCCGCGGCAGCTCGCCCTGCTGCACGTGGCGCGTCGCGATCAGGATGGGTTTTTCTACTACGTCATGGAATTGGCCGACGATGCGGCCACGGGAGCTGAGATCGATCCGGCGACCTACCGGCCGCTGACGTTACGCGAAGTGCGGCGCGAAGGAGAGTTGTCGGTCAAACGCGTGCTCGAACTCGGGGTGGAAATGGCGCGCGGGCTCGCGGTGTTGCACGAACACGGGTTGGTGCATCGCGACATTAAACCGTCCAACATCATCATGGTGAGCGGCGTGCCGAAGCTGGCCGACATCGGTCTCGTGGCTTCGGCCACGATGGCGCTGACGTTTGTCGGCACGGAGGGATTTGTTGCCCCCGAGGGACCGGGCGCGCCGGCGGCGGACGTCTATGCGATGGGCAAAGTGCTTTACGAGTTGGCGACGGGACTTGATCGCAACGAGTTCCCGCAGTTGCCCGAAGCGTTTTCGCAACGCGAAGATCGAATGGCGTTTCTTGAGCTCAATGCGGTAATCCTGCGCGCCTGCGAGCCCGACCTGAAACGGCGCCCCGAGGACGCTCGTGCGTTGCTCGACGACCTGTTGCTGGTGCAGGCTGGGAAGTCAGTCAGACGTCTTTGGGCGGCGGAGCGCGGCTTGGCGCGCGCGTTAAAAATGGTGGCAGTGCTGGCCGCCGTGGCGGCGGTGGCGGGAGCCGGCGCCTGGATCGCGTGGGACCGCGCCCAACAAGAAATGGCGCTGCGCGCCGAAGCCGAAGCCGAACGCGATGCGCTGGCGCGCAAGACGCAATATGCGGGTTTGTTGGCTCAAGCTTCACGGGCATTGGATAAGCATGTTTACGGAAGTTCCCGTCACTTGCTTGCACTGGCGGAACAAACTCGCAACAGCGTTGCAGCCGACTTCGAGTGGAGAGTTCTGCGACGTCGGGCAAACGGAGATGTCGCGCATTTTTACCGCGACCAGGGACCGGCCATCGTTCGGATTGAGCTTAGCGCGGATGAAGCCGCCCTGGCCGTTTTGGATACGACGGGTGTGATAACGGCATATTCCCCGCAGACGGGAGAGATCATGCGCCGGTTCGAATCAGCTTCAGACACGGCGGGTTTTTCCCACAATGGAGATTGGCTTTGGGGGGTGGATGGAGAGGCAAATCCCTGTCGTTGGAGCTGGGAAGGAGACTCGTTTGAATCCACGCCCGGTCCGGGATCGAATCTATGGGCTCTCGGGTTGGATCCTCGCGAACGTTGGTTGGGAGTGGAGCGAAGTTACCCTGGGCGTTTGCTCAGGTGGGATGGGACGCCAGGAGGAGAGTTGGAAGTGTTGAAAACATTGTTTCCGAATGGCGCGGCAACTGATTGGGAAGCCTTCAGGATTGCTGCTGGAAGTGATAATGAGGACTTGGCGATAGCGTGGCTGAGGGGGCAAGGCGGTGAGGCTGAGTTCGTGATGACCACCATGGTGGAAGGCATGTTGAAATGGAGCATTCCGCCAGTGCGTCCCGGTAGTATGGGTTGGATTGCAACCACCGGAAAGGAAACGAGACTTGAAGTGGTGGATGACCTATCCGGGAAGCGGGCGTGGTATAACCCTGTCACGAGCAAGTGGGACAAGTTTGACACCCTGTTACCGCCAAAAAGTGGCAGGCGGTGGTCTATCACGCACGATGCTGGCGTGGGCAGTGCTCGAGTGGTGGGGGCGGGGTTGTTAATGGATGAAGATGGTCATTCGCGGATTCTGTGGGGCCAAGCTGGGCTGCTGACTTCGGTGGCTGTTTCATCGGACGGAGTCCTGGCCTATTCCGGCAGTCAGGCGGGTGACGTGGTGAGGTGGAATCTCGGAGCGGGAATCGCGGAATCGCCTCGGATTTCGGCGGGACTGGCGAGCCTGAGATTGGCCTGGACGCGTGACTCCCGTTACTTGTTGGCACCTGATGAAAATGGGGTGAGGGGATTCGACCGCGGTTCCATGTCATCACAGTTTCAGTGGCCCGAGATGCGTTGGGCGGCAGGTTCTTTTCACGGGGTCGGATGGGGAGTATCAGCCGATGGTGCGGCCTTGGTGGGTATCGAAGAACTTACGGGCTTGGTTCAAGCAGAAATCGGTCGCGCCGAGACCACTATTGTCGCGGTGGCATTGGCGGCACGGACGGGTCGGGTGGTTCTGACGCGCGGTGATGGATCCATGTGGACTGGATCTGTCGAAACTCAAATCCGACGCGTCGTTGATACTGGCTACAGGTGGGCCCTAACGGTGGATGACGAAGGCACGCGCGTATGGTCTACCGGCAGGGATTTGCAGATTCATTGCCAAGACCTCGAAACGGGCGAGGAGTTGTGGGCGACGCCGATGCCGGTGGTTTCCTCGTCATTATGTCTTCTGCCGAGGTTTGGACAATTGGCCGTGGCGACGGTGAATGGAAATCTTCATATTTTGGACGCCCATTCCGGTGAGCGAAACGCAATCGTTCCCACTGGAACGGCGGCCGCGGAGGACGTGCGGACATCACCCGACGGTTCGCGACTTTTCGTCGCGGGCAACGACGGCGATATTCAGGTGCTGGAAGTGGGGTCATGGATTCACTTTGCCGCACTGGGCCTCCACTCTGGTCAGCCGACCCAGATGCTCGCGATCGCTCCTGATGGCCGCGCGCTGGCAGCGATCAGTAAGTCAGGCCATCTTGATATCTTGCAGTAA
- the pdxH gene encoding pyridoxamine 5'-phosphate oxidase, with amino-acid sequence MASLASLRKDYSLAGLAEADLARDPFRQFDKWFQEAEAANVIEPNAMTLATVDSDGTPRARTMLLKSVDGRGFVFFTNYESAKGRDLTTTPRATLLFPWLALERQVIATGTVTKISREETDAYFQSRPLGSQFGAWASPQSTVVPSRKTLEDNLRAVESRYAGQPVPTPPHWGGYCLNPATVDFWQGRRNRLHDRLRYRRADQDWVIERLAP; translated from the coding sequence ATGGCATCACTGGCATCACTTCGCAAAGACTACTCTCTTGCCGGACTCGCCGAGGCTGACCTCGCGCGCGATCCGTTTCGCCAGTTCGATAAATGGTTCCAGGAGGCCGAGGCCGCCAACGTCATCGAACCCAACGCCATGACCCTGGCCACCGTCGACAGCGACGGCACGCCCCGCGCTCGCACCATGCTGCTCAAGAGTGTCGACGGTCGGGGTTTCGTATTCTTTACCAACTACGAAAGCGCCAAGGGCCGGGACCTCACGACGACCCCTCGGGCGACGTTGCTCTTCCCGTGGCTGGCCCTCGAGCGCCAGGTCATCGCCACCGGCACGGTCACCAAGATCTCGCGGGAAGAGACGGACGCCTACTTTCAAAGCCGCCCCCTCGGCAGCCAGTTCGGGGCTTGGGCCTCGCCACAGAGCACCGTCGTTCCCAGCCGAAAGACATTGGAAGACAACCTGCGGGCGGTGGAGTCCCGTTACGCCGGTCAACCCGTGCCCACGCCACCACATTGGGGCGGATACTGCCTCAACCCGGCGACCGTCGATTTCTGGCAAGGTCGTCGCAATCGGCTCCATGATCGTCTCCGTTACCGTCGCGCGGATCAGGACTGGGTGATTGAACGCCTCGCGCCGTGA
- a CDS encoding DNA alkylation repair protein, with translation MPTTPANVRLATALIAELRAAGDPRNVAGQQRFGIRTSDEQLGCSMPLLRGLAKAHRRNQPLALALWEQPVHEARILAALTADPSQFTPKLMDSWITGFDSWDVCDQTCMNVFRHTPHAFGRVRAWSNREPEFERRAAFALLATLGVHAKKEPDQTFLDFLPLIATAATDERNFVKKAVNWALRQIGKRRSPPLHAAALQLAEELAASPSPSARWIGRDAVRELRSRFPKP, from the coding sequence ATGCCAACGACCCCCGCTAACGTTCGACTCGCCACCGCGCTCATCGCCGAACTCCGCGCCGCCGGCGACCCGCGCAACGTTGCCGGCCAACAACGCTTCGGCATTCGCACCTCCGATGAACAGTTGGGCTGCTCCATGCCCCTACTACGGGGTCTCGCCAAAGCGCACCGCCGCAACCAACCGCTGGCCCTCGCCCTATGGGAACAACCGGTCCACGAAGCACGCATCCTCGCCGCCCTCACTGCCGATCCCAGTCAGTTCACGCCCAAACTCATGGACAGCTGGATCACGGGCTTCGACAGCTGGGATGTGTGTGATCAGACATGCATGAACGTCTTCCGCCACACGCCTCACGCGTTCGGTCGCGTTCGAGCCTGGTCCAACCGTGAGCCCGAATTCGAACGCCGCGCCGCCTTTGCTCTGCTGGCCACTCTGGGGGTTCACGCCAAGAAAGAGCCCGACCAAACATTCCTCGATTTCCTGCCTCTCATCGCCACCGCCGCCACCGACGAACGCAATTTCGTGAAAAAAGCCGTCAACTGGGCCCTGCGCCAAATCGGCAAACGCCGGTCTCCTCCGCTCCACGCCGCCGCCCTGCAACTCGCCGAAGAACTCGCCGCCAGCCCATCGCCGAGCGCCCGCTGGATCGGCCGAGACGCCGTCCGCGAACTGCGTTCGCGATTCCCCAAACCCTAA
- a CDS encoding histidinol-phosphatase: MSTPLLYESHCHTPLCHHAEGDPVEYAAAAEQAGLKGIIFTCHCPLPDGLSASVRMNPLQYELYHRMIAEAREQFAGRLDVRVGLESDYLPGIEPWLENLHGRRPLNHVLGSVHPQLGDYRNRFYHGDDFAFQQTYFQHVAEAAETGLFDTMAHPDLVKNMPPQSWDFDRIQPDIARMLDRVAATGVAMELNTSGVNKALPEMNPGTAMLTMMHERGIPVVIGADAHVPHRVADGYREALQTLQAVGYENVHVFLEREPHAIAIDAALASLA, encoded by the coding sequence GTGTCGACCCCGCTCCTCTACGAATCCCACTGCCACACCCCTCTCTGTCACCATGCGGAGGGTGACCCGGTGGAATATGCGGCGGCGGCGGAACAGGCGGGACTGAAGGGGATCATTTTCACCTGCCATTGCCCGTTGCCGGATGGGCTGAGCGCCTCGGTGCGGATGAATCCGCTGCAATACGAGCTCTACCATCGCATGATAGCGGAGGCTCGCGAACAGTTTGCCGGTCGCCTCGATGTGCGAGTGGGATTGGAGAGCGATTACCTGCCGGGAATCGAGCCGTGGTTGGAGAATCTACATGGTCGGCGCCCGCTGAACCACGTGCTCGGGTCGGTGCACCCGCAGCTCGGAGACTATCGCAACCGGTTCTACCACGGCGACGACTTTGCTTTTCAACAGACTTACTTTCAACACGTGGCCGAAGCCGCCGAGACGGGACTCTTCGATACCATGGCGCATCCCGACCTGGTTAAAAACATGCCCCCACAGTCCTGGGATTTTGACCGCATCCAGCCCGATATCGCCCGCATGCTCGATCGCGTCGCGGCAACGGGAGTGGCCATGGAACTCAACACCAGTGGGGTGAACAAAGCCCTGCCGGAAATGAACCCCGGCACTGCGATGCTGACCATGATGCACGAACGCGGCATCCCGGTGGTGATCGGTGCCGACGCGCACGTGCCTCACCGCGTGGCCGATGGCTATCGCGAGGCGTTGCAGACGCTGCAGGCGGTGGGTTACGAAAACGTGCACGTGTTCTTGGAGCGCGAACCCCACGCCATTGCCATCGACGCGGCGTTGGCTTCCCTGGCTTGA
- the rlmN gene encoding 23S rRNA (adenine(2503)-C(2))-methyltransferase RlmN, which translates to MTAAVEHPLNLLGLTRDELTALVETWGFKPLHTGKIWRHLYQERRTDWDAISSLPRDLASRLTRETVATLLPIARETHSSDAFTRKYLLALADQRQIETVLMRYSGRVTACISSQAGCAMGCVFCATGQMGFKRHLTTAEIVAQALHVDAVLRATIADDPALAEGDHDSPHHRHERLRNIVLMGMGEPLHNYDAVIKATQILRDPAGLALGAKKITLSTVGVVPGIIRLADERQPIHLAVSLHAATQEGRAALVPAAKKWTLDMLMDACRYYVEKMDRRIFFEWTLIEGQNDRPEDAHAVGRLLQNIPGQVNLIPLNPTNGYGGAPSDNVAAKRFQAILAEYGLPSTVRQRRGIDIGAGCGQLASASG; encoded by the coding sequence ATGACCGCGGCCGTCGAACACCCATTGAACCTGCTCGGACTCACCCGCGACGAACTCACGGCGCTGGTCGAAACCTGGGGGTTCAAGCCTCTGCACACCGGCAAAATCTGGCGTCACCTCTATCAGGAGCGGCGCACTGACTGGGATGCTATTTCAAGTCTGCCGCGGGACCTGGCCTCCCGCCTGACACGCGAGACCGTGGCCACCTTGCTGCCCATCGCCCGCGAGACCCACTCGAGCGATGCCTTTACGCGCAAATATCTGCTCGCTCTTGCCGACCAGCGACAGATCGAGACGGTGCTCATGCGCTACTCCGGCCGGGTCACGGCGTGCATCAGTTCGCAGGCCGGTTGTGCAATGGGCTGTGTGTTTTGCGCCACGGGACAGATGGGATTCAAGCGCCACCTCACCACGGCGGAAATCGTGGCGCAGGCGCTCCATGTCGACGCCGTATTGCGCGCCACCATCGCGGATGATCCCGCTCTGGCCGAGGGCGATCACGACTCGCCCCATCACCGTCATGAGCGGCTGCGCAACATCGTGCTCATGGGCATGGGTGAGCCGCTGCACAACTACGATGCCGTGATCAAGGCGACGCAGATTCTGCGTGATCCCGCCGGCCTCGCGCTGGGGGCCAAAAAAATCACGCTGAGCACGGTCGGCGTCGTGCCCGGGATCATCCGTCTTGCGGATGAGCGTCAGCCCATTCACCTCGCGGTGTCCTTGCACGCCGCCACCCAGGAAGGGCGCGCGGCCCTCGTGCCGGCGGCGAAGAAGTGGACGCTCGACATGCTCATGGACGCGTGCCGCTACTACGTCGAAAAAATGGATCGGCGCATCTTCTTCGAGTGGACGCTGATTGAAGGACAAAACGATCGTCCCGAAGATGCGCACGCCGTGGGCCGGTTGCTTCAGAACATTCCCGGTCAGGTGAATCTCATTCCGCTGAATCCAACAAACGGATACGGAGGCGCGCCGAGCGACAATGTCGCGGCGAAACGCTTTCAAGCCATCCTCGCTGAATACGGCCTGCCGAGCACCGTCCGTCAGCGTCGCGGCATCGACATCGGAGCCGGTTGCGGCCAGCTCGCCTCGGCCTCGGGTTAA
- a CDS encoding 3-deoxy-7-phosphoheptulonate synthase, with amino-acid sequence MSQTADLRIRAIKPLIAPGVLADDIPLDEKSTEHVAAARRDIAAIMRGEDDRLLVITGPCSIHDPAAALDYANNLRTVASRYADDLLIVMRVYFEKPRTVVGWKGLINDPDRDNSYNITQGLRLARQLLVDISALGLPIATEFLDTTLGQYYADAISWGAIGARTVESQVHRELASGLSMPVGFKNRTDGNLQVAIDAIRSAAKPHWFPTLTREGAPAIMGTAGNLDTHLVLRGGTDGPNYAASHIAAATTALQQHQLPPYVMVDCSHANSRKDPSKQPAVATDLAQQISGGEPGIAAVMLESHLVGGAQPIDTDPLVYGRSITDACLSWEQTLPVLANLASAVRQRRLR; translated from the coding sequence ATGTCCCAGACCGCCGACCTGCGCATTCGCGCCATCAAACCCCTGATCGCGCCCGGCGTGCTCGCCGACGACATCCCGCTCGACGAAAAATCCACGGAACACGTCGCCGCCGCCCGCCGCGACATAGCCGCCATCATGCGCGGGGAGGATGATCGCCTACTCGTCATCACGGGGCCCTGCTCCATCCACGATCCCGCCGCCGCCCTCGACTACGCGAACAACCTCCGCACCGTCGCCTCGCGATACGCCGACGACCTGCTGATCGTGATGCGCGTCTACTTCGAGAAACCCCGCACCGTCGTCGGTTGGAAGGGCCTGATCAACGACCCCGACCGCGACAACTCCTACAACATCACTCAGGGGCTGCGCCTCGCCCGCCAACTCCTGGTGGATATCTCCGCCCTTGGCCTCCCCATCGCCACGGAGTTTTTGGACACCACCCTCGGCCAATACTACGCGGACGCGATCAGCTGGGGAGCAATTGGTGCACGCACCGTGGAAAGCCAGGTGCACCGCGAACTCGCCTCCGGATTATCCATGCCCGTCGGTTTCAAAAACCGCACCGACGGCAACCTCCAGGTCGCGATCGACGCCATCCGGTCCGCCGCCAAACCCCATTGGTTTCCCACCCTCACCCGCGAAGGTGCGCCCGCCATCATGGGCACCGCCGGCAACCTCGATACTCACCTGGTGCTGCGCGGCGGAACGGACGGTCCCAACTACGCCGCGTCCCATATTGCAGCCGCCACCACCGCCCTGCAGCAACACCAGCTGCCACCGTATGTGATGGTCGATTGCAGCCATGCCAACAGCCGCAAAGACCCGTCGAAGCAACCGGCGGTGGCCACCGATTTGGCGCAACAGATTTCCGGCGGCGAACCCGGCATCGCCGCCGTCATGTTGGAAAGCCATCTCGTCGGAGGCGCGCAGCCCATCGACACCGATCCTCTCGTCTACGGTCGTAGCATCACCGACGCCTGCCTGAGCTGGGAACAAACTCTGCCCGTCCTCGCCAACCTCGCCAGCGCCGTGCGCCAACGCCGCCTCCGTTAG